In the Streptomyces cinnamoneus genome, GCCCAGGACGGTGGCGCCGGCCACGATCTCGGTCGTGCCGGAGTCCTCGCTGGTGCCGCCGACGCCGGTCTTCATCCCGCCCTGGGGCGGCGCGGCCGGCATGCTGCGGGTGGCGGAGGGCGACGCCGGGCGCGGGGCGGGGCGCGAGCCGGTGCCGGCGGCCGGGCTGGGCCCGGAGCCGGAGCCCTTGCCGACCGTCACGTCGCCGGTGGCCTCCTTGCCGTTGTCACACTTGGCGCCGATGCCGTACGTGCCGGGCTTGGCCGAGTCGGGCACCCGGAACTCACCGGCCGCGACCTCCTTGCGGGTGCCGGGCTTCAGCTCGAACGACGCCGGGCCGCCCACCGCGCTGGCGTCGGCCGTGCCGTGGCCCTTGGCGCCGCAGGCGGTGGTGTTCACCGTGACCGTCTCGCCCGGCTGGACGCGGGCCGGACTGATCTCCAGCTTGCCGAACTCGTCCGCGGCGAGGGCGGGGGCGCCGCACAGCCCCAGCGCGGTTATGGTCATGGCGGCCCCGGCGAGCACTCGTGCGTTACGCATGCTTCCTCCGTGAGCGCGGACGCGGGCACTCCGATGTGCCGCGGCAGGAGTCGGGACTCCGCGCTCCTCACTGCCGAGGGAAACCGCCTTCCAGGGGTCCCGCATCCTGACAGCCCCTCAGATCCCCCCGGTCCGGACGCCACCGGCAGGCCTGTATGGGCAGGTCACCACGGCGGCGGCGGACCGCACGGGCGTCCACGGGCGGACATGGCGAACGGGTGACCGGGGGGCTACCCTCGGTCACCCGTTCGCGGTCGCGGCGGTGCGCCGCCCGGCTAGCGCGCCAGGTCGTCCGGGCAGCCCGTGCCGCGCGGCAGCTTGTACGGCGACGCGATCCGGTAGGTACCGGCGCGCGGGGCGCGCAGCAGCGTCCAGTCGTCCTCCGGCTCGTCCTCCGTCTGCGGCTGGACCAGCTTGGTCAGGCAGCCGTGGACGTTGACGGGCGGCTCGCCGTGCGCGCCGGCCTTCGGCGGCTGGACGGGCTTGCCCTTCTCGTCGACCAGGGCCAGCCACGGCGAGTACGGGATGCGCACGCGCACCACGCCCGCCTCCCGCACGGTGACGGTCAGCCGGTCGGCGTCCACGTGGTCCACCACGGCCGGCGGCTCGGCCAGCGGCGTCGGGTCCTTCACCTGGTACAGCCGCCAGTGGTCGTCTGACCAGACCTCGCGCAGGTACGGCTGTCCCTGCCCGACCAGCTTGGCCTCGCCGACGGCCGCCTTGTCGGGCTCGTCGGTGGGCAGCACCACGTAGTGGACGGCCCAGCGGCTGAGCCAGGCGCGGTAGCTGTCGGGGGTGAGCAGGCCGTCCTCGTAGAACAGGGGGTTGCGCTCACGGTCGGCCTGCCGGTTCCAGCCGCGGGCGAGGTTCACGTACGGGGCCAGGGCGGAGGCCTCGCGGTGGCTGCGGGCGGGGACGACCTCGACGCGGCCACGGGCGGCGTCCACCCGCTGGAGCCGGTCCACCAGCGGCGCCAGCTCGCGCGCCCAGGAGGCGGCGGGCGTGGTGTGCACGATGTCGCCGACCGAGGTGGCCGTCTGCCAGGCCGTGACGGTCACCAGGGCGAGCGCGGTGACGGTCCAGAGCCGGACGGCACCGCCCGGGCCGCCGTCACCGGCGGCCCACCACTCCTTGATCTTCTTGGGGGAGCCGACCGCCCGGACGGCCGCCGTCACCTCGGACCAATTCTTGGGCCGCTCCATCCCGGTCAGCGCGGCGACGAGCACCACACCGCCGAAGACCATGCCGAGCCGGGAGATGTTGGTGCCGATCTGGGAGGGGATGAGCCAGACCAGCAGCACGCCCAGGGTGTACAGCGCCGCGACCATCCGCACCGTGCGCCAGGAGCGGGGCACGAGCAGGCCGAAGATGCCGGAGACCAGCGGCAGGACCGCCTGGACGAAGTCCATCGGCTGCTGCCCGGAGAAGGGGAACAGCCACGCCGACAGCGCCACCACGAGCACCGGGGTCAGCCCCAGCGCGTAGGCGGCCGGCCGGCGCCGGCTCAGCCACAGGGCCGCCGCCACGACGCCCACGAACAGGCCCGCCACGGGGCTGGAGGCCGTCGCCAGGCCCGCCATCACGGCGGCCAGCACCGCACGCCCCCAGCGGAAGCGGCGCTCCCTGCGCCACCTCACCGGCCAGGCGAAGACCGCGGCCAGGGCCGCCAGCCCGAACATCATGCCGAGCCCGAACGTCACCCGGCCCGAGATGGCGTTGCAGGTCAGCGCGAAGGCGCCGTAGAGGGACGGCCACAGCGGCCGCTTCACGGCCCGGCTGCGGATCAGCAGCAGGGCGATCAGCCCGGCGGAGACCGTGCCCGCGACCATCATCGTGCTGCGCACGCCCAGCAGGGCCATCAGGTACGGCGAGATCACGCTGTACGAGACCGGGTGCATGCCGCCGTACCAGGCGAGGTTGTACGCGGAGGACGGGTGCTGGAGCGCGAACTCCGCCCACGCGTCCTGGGCCGCCAGGTCACCGCCGCTGTTGGCGAAGACCAGCACCCACACCAGGTGCAGCACGGCCGCCACGAGGAGGGTGACCGGGACCGTCCCGGTCAGCACCGCCAGCCGGCCGCGGCGCCGGTGGTCCGGCTTGAGCGCCCAGGAGGGGCGCCGCCATCCGGGTCTGCCCTGCGTCAGGGTGCGCGCGGGCGCGGCGCCTCGCCCGGCCGTATCGGCGGACCTGGCGCCGTCGTCCTCGCCGCCCGGCTCTCCAGGCTGCGGTTGCGGCTGTCCGGCCCGCGCCGGCCCCACGGTGGTCACTGCGGCTCTCCCCGTCTTCCCCCGAGATCTTCGAGGATTTCCCCCATCGTCATGCTCTCCCGGATCGCCCCGGCAGCGGGCGGCACGGCAAGGCCGTACACCCTTCGCGACGCTAACACGCGGCGGGGGGCGGGGGGCGACAGTGTTGACGGCCGCGGGAGGGGGCGGGGGGCGCCGGATACGGAAGGGGCCGCTACTTCTTTTTTGGGAGCAAGTTTTGGGAGCAAGACCCGAACTTCTTGATCCACTGCCTGCCGCACGCTTAGATGATCACGAGATTTCGGCGCTTTGGGGGCACGGCACGACAACTCACTCGAAGCGTCGCCGACCGCCCTCCTGCGATGAATTCGTTCGGCACGACGGGGGGTGCTCTCGGGTACGGATCGACGCGTCAGCAGCAGGCGCCGGCGATGAGCACGGCCCGGAATCACCGGCATTATCTGCATTTTCCCTGGCGAGCTGCTCCTCGCCTTTCCCTGGCGAACGGCTCCTCAAGCGATCCGGCTCCCTCGAAAACACCCGAGGTGCACGCTGCCTCTTCTCCGGCGCGGAAATCGAACACGGGGGCGGGAGCCCGCTCCGGGTGAACGGCGAGCAGGTTCCCGAGGGCCGCTGCACCGGCGAGGCCGCCAGGGAGCTGGCCGGCCCGCGAACGCTCGGCCCCGGCGAGCTCGCCCGGAACACCGATCTCCAGGCTTCACCGCCGGCAAATCCGACCCGCGCGGGACGCAGGCGTTCACGGCGTGGTCCAGCTGCGCGAAGGAAAAGGGCCACTCCTCTCCGGACCCGATGGCGACGATCAACGACCCCCGCTTCCGGGGGAATTCCACCACGCCGGAGGAGCGCGAGGTGGCGACGGCCGACGTCGCCTGCAAGAACCAGGTGAACCTGATCGGCACATGGTTCACCGCCGATACTGCCTCACAAAAGGAACTGAACGCGCAGAAGGAATCGGACTTCGCCATGGCGCTGAAGGCGAAAAGCGAGGAGCAAAAGCAGCCGACAGGCTCGCCCCGGCCCCGGTCCCCTCGGACCGGGCCCGGGGCGGGCCGTTTTCTCGTGTGCGGCTCGCGCATACGACGGGATGGACCGCGCGTACGACGGCGGCCCGGGTGCACATGCCGTGCACCCGGGCCGCCGTCGCGTGACGGGACGGATCAGCTGATCCGCGTCACCTTCGCGCCGAAGGACGGCTCCGCGAGGGCCTTCTGCAGCGTCACCGGCACCTTGATCTCACCGGTGCCACCACCCACGGCGAGGTAGCCGATCTCGGCGCCCGCCTTCGCCGTGTGGGGGACGGCCTTGCCGTTCGCGACGAGCTTCAGGTCGACCTTGAGGCCGGGCCAGCCGGCCACCGTGAGGTCCTTGGCCGCGACGACCGGCGTCGTGCCGCCCAGGCCGTCGTCGACATGACCGACGACATCGCCCTTCTTCACGACGGTGCTGGTGGTCAGGGCCTTGCCCGTCGCCAGGATCAGGTCCTTGCTGTAGGTGGTGGCGGTATCGATGATCGGGGTCTTGTGCTGCCCGAAGACCGCACCGATGATCAGCTGCGTCGAGCCGCCGACCTTCTTCTCCGCCGCGAAGAGCAGGTTGCCGCCCGCCTTGGTCGTCGAACCGGTCTTGATGCCGACGACGCCGAACGCCGGGACGAGCTTGTTGAAGTTGCGCTGCACCTTCAGGTACGCCTCCCGGCTGCTCGATCCGGAGGTGGTCGTCGAGTTGTAGTTGATGGCCTTGGAGATGTCCCGGAAGACCGGGTCCTGCATGGCCTTCTTGCCGACCTTCACCTGGTCCTCCGCCGTGCTGACGGTGCTCTCCATGAGACCGCTCGCGTCGGTGTAGGTGGTGTTGGTCATGCCGAGGTCCTTGGCGGTGTCGTTCATCTTCTTGATGAACGCCTCCTCAGAGCCCGCGTCCCAGCGGGCGAGCAGCCGGGCGACGTTGTTCGCCGACGGCAGCATGACGGCCTCCAGGGCCTCCTTCTCGGAGATCTTCTGACCCTTGTGGACCTCGACGACCGACTCGTTCTCCTTGTCGCCGTTGACGAAGTCGTCCTCGGCCTTCTGGTCGACGTCGATCTGCGGTCCGTCCTCGCCCTTCTTCAGCGGGTGGTCGCGCAGGATGATGTAGGTGGTC is a window encoding:
- a CDS encoding MFS transporter → MTTVGPARAGQPQPQPGEPGGEDDGARSADTAGRGAAPARTLTQGRPGWRRPSWALKPDHRRRGRLAVLTGTVPVTLLVAAVLHLVWVLVFANSGGDLAAQDAWAEFALQHPSSAYNLAWYGGMHPVSYSVISPYLMALLGVRSTMMVAGTVSAGLIALLLIRSRAVKRPLWPSLYGAFALTCNAISGRVTFGLGMMFGLAALAAVFAWPVRWRRERRFRWGRAVLAAVMAGLATASSPVAGLFVGVVAAALWLSRRRPAAYALGLTPVLVVALSAWLFPFSGQQPMDFVQAVLPLVSGIFGLLVPRSWRTVRMVAALYTLGVLLVWLIPSQIGTNISRLGMVFGGVVLVAALTGMERPKNWSEVTAAVRAVGSPKKIKEWWAAGDGGPGGAVRLWTVTALALVTVTAWQTATSVGDIVHTTPAASWARELAPLVDRLQRVDAARGRVEVVPARSHREASALAPYVNLARGWNRQADRERNPLFYEDGLLTPDSYRAWLSRWAVHYVVLPTDEPDKAAVGEAKLVGQGQPYLREVWSDDHWRLYQVKDPTPLAEPPAVVDHVDADRLTVTVREAGVVRVRIPYSPWLALVDEKGKPVQPPKAGAHGEPPVNVHGCLTKLVQPQTEDEPEDDWTLLRAPRAGTYRIASPYKLPRGTGCPDDLAR